In Gemmatimonadaceae bacterium, one DNA window encodes the following:
- a CDS encoding amino acid permease: MHERRIGLWGAVATLVGYVIGASIFVLPAELLPSTGAGVILSYAIAAIPAVFTCVAGAVVGNAFPVSGASYVGVRETMSPFFAFLTAWLIVCAGAIGAALVAYGFADYIAFFVPAIDARACAVGVVLAFVLLNLTPVTVTVAAQAAMVVFFAVVLAAFAAGGFVAGDWGRLSPLVPHGWSPVLAGAVAAYFSYAGLQVLIEVGGEIREPGRTIPRALAISFAVVLALYLLFVIAMVLLSDTTTPASANALVGRMAEEHFGAGFARAVVLSALLAAATSVNGIFFTQARDVRALALDGRLPRLLARDEGGIPRPAVLALGAASLLATAAGASIREYAILTAMCMMTVQAMLGLSALRLPARAPVAWQRSPFKPSPAVLAFFGWGLVVISIAFLALAVAQSPGSVLTFAGALAAGAVLYRVQLTPRREGA, encoded by the coding sequence ATGCACGAACGTCGCATCGGGCTCTGGGGAGCCGTGGCCACGCTGGTCGGGTACGTCATCGGCGCATCGATCTTCGTCCTCCCCGCCGAGCTGCTCCCGTCGACCGGCGCCGGGGTAATCCTGTCGTACGCCATCGCGGCGATCCCCGCCGTCTTCACGTGCGTGGCCGGAGCGGTGGTGGGCAACGCCTTTCCCGTCTCCGGGGCGTCGTACGTCGGGGTGCGCGAGACCATGTCGCCCTTCTTCGCCTTTCTCACCGCGTGGCTCATCGTCTGCGCCGGCGCGATCGGGGCAGCGCTCGTTGCCTACGGCTTCGCCGACTACATCGCCTTCTTCGTCCCCGCGATCGATGCGCGCGCCTGCGCGGTGGGGGTGGTGCTCGCCTTCGTGCTGCTCAACCTCACGCCGGTCACCGTGACCGTGGCGGCGCAGGCGGCCATGGTCGTCTTCTTCGCCGTGGTGCTGGCCGCGTTTGCAGCTGGCGGCTTCGTCGCCGGTGACTGGGGACGACTCTCGCCCCTGGTGCCGCACGGATGGTCGCCGGTCCTTGCCGGGGCGGTGGCGGCCTACTTCAGCTATGCAGGGCTGCAGGTTCTCATCGAGGTTGGCGGCGAGATCAGGGAACCGGGGCGCACGATCCCGCGCGCACTGGCCATCTCGTTCGCCGTCGTGCTCGCGCTGTATCTCCTGTTCGTGATCGCCATGGTGCTGCTGAGCGACACGACGACGCCGGCGAGCGCCAACGCGCTGGTGGGGCGCATGGCCGAGGAGCACTTCGGGGCTGGCTTTGCGCGCGCCGTGGTGCTGAGCGCGCTGCTCGCCGCCGCCACGTCGGTGAACGGGATCTTCTTCACGCAGGCGCGCGACGTGCGCGCCCTGGCGCTCGACGGGCGCCTCCCGCGCCTGCTCGCGCGGGACGAGGGGGGTATCCCTCGCCCGGCGGTGCTCGCGCTGGGGGCGGCGTCGCTCCTCGCCACCGCCGCCGGCGCGTCGATTCGCGAGTACGCCATCCTCACGGCGATGTGCATGATGACGGTGCAGGCCATGCTCGGCCTGTCGGCGTTGCGCCTGCCGGCCCGCGCTCCGGTCGCCTGGCAACGCTCGCCGTTCAAGCCTTCGCCCGCGGTGCTCGCTTTCTTTGGTTGGGGGCTCGTCGTGATCTCAATTGCCTTCCTGGCGCTGGCGGTGGCCCAGAGCCCGGGGAGCGTCCTGACCTTTGCTGGCGCGCTGGCCGCCGGCGCCGTGCTGTACCGGGTTCAACTCACGCCACGCAGGGAGGGAGCATGA
- a CDS encoding GntR family transcriptional regulator, translating into MAASMKGAPQRAARPELVYRKLRELIVRGQLAPGTRIVETDVAQRLGVSRTPVRGALQRLQQEGYILDSPALQQSRPTVAPLTREDARELFSIVAEIEGLAARFAAQRPAAEREKLAADLTAINEQFRKAADAKQQNHNRLWELDEKFHRRYVEIGAGPRLLALHDAVKPQAERYERIYVSLLSRDLTPSVAEHVTIIKAIKTGNADVAQQSVQTNWRNAADRLGSVITNVGERGQW; encoded by the coding sequence ATGGCCGCGTCGATGAAGGGTGCCCCGCAGCGGGCGGCACGTCCCGAACTGGTCTACCGCAAGCTCCGCGAACTCATCGTGCGCGGACAGCTCGCCCCCGGAACGCGCATCGTCGAGACCGACGTCGCGCAGCGCCTCGGCGTCTCGCGAACGCCGGTGCGTGGCGCCCTCCAACGCCTCCAGCAGGAAGGCTACATCCTCGACTCGCCGGCGCTGCAGCAGTCGCGACCCACGGTCGCCCCCCTCACGCGCGAGGACGCGCGCGAACTCTTCTCCATCGTCGCCGAGATCGAAGGGCTCGCCGCGCGCTTCGCCGCCCAGCGCCCCGCCGCCGAGCGCGAGAAGCTGGCCGCCGACCTCACCGCCATCAACGAACAGTTCCGCAAGGCCGCCGACGCCAAGCAGCAGAACCACAACCGGCTCTGGGAACTCGACGAGAAGTTCCATCGCCGGTATGTCGAGATCGGCGCCGGCCCCCGATTGCTCGCCCTCCACGACGCGGTCAAGCCCCAGGCCGAACGCTACGAACGCATCTACGTCTCCCTCCTCTCCCGCGACCTCACCCCCTCGGTGGCCGAGCACGTCACCATCATCAAGGCCATCAAGACAGGCAATGCCGACGTGGCACAGCAGTCCGTGCAGACCAACTGGCGCAACGCCGCCGATCGCCTGGGGAGCGTGATCACGAACGTGGGCGAGCGCGGGCAGTGGTGA